Genomic window ([Empedobacter] haloabium):
TCAACGGCCTGGCCCGCCTTGAATGGCCGCACTGCCTGGCAGGGCAATTGCCAGGGGGAGTGCTGGTCACATTGCGCAGCCAGGGCCGTTACGACGGTCGCCTGACCCGGTGGTCGCTCGAACCGGGCCCCGGCGGCGCCTTCCTGTGCAAGGTCACCCAACGGCAGCCTTTCGACCTGCTGACGCCGGCGGAAGCAGTAACGGCCCGGCACTACGCGCAGGGCCGGACCCACGGCGAGATCGCCGCCCTGCTAGGTGTCAGCAGTAACACGGTGCGCACCCATCTCGCCCACGTGTTCTCCAAGCTGGACATCCACCGCAAATCGGAACTGCCGGCGCGCCTGCGCTAGCAGTTCCGCTCCACTCTGTCAGCCCAGCGGGACCGGCGTGATGTTCACGCCGATCAGCTCGACAGGGCCGAAGTCACCGTCGAAGTCGGTGACCTGGATCGGCAGGTTGAACGAGAACGGCTTGCCGGCCACCGCCTGGTCGACGCCGGCCGGCGCAATGTCGAAGCTGGTGCCGCCCAGCACTTGACCGCCCACCGTCTGGCCCGCGAAGTTCGACACCTCGACGCGGTTGAAGCCGGTCGCCGTGCTGACCTTGATGAGGGGATCGTCGCCGCCCGTGCCATCGCCGGTGGTGCCTTCGGACAGGCCCGTCAGCACGATGCCGCCGTTGTACAGCATGCCGGACACCACGCTGCCATTGATCGTCGCGCTGTGGAAGGTGCCGTCATAGATCGTCACGCCGTCGACCGTGACCTTCGTGATCGTATCGAGCACGTCGCCCGGGTCGTTGACCAGCACCTTGTCGTTGTCGGCATCGAACACCTGGATGTAGGCGGTGGCGGTGGTTCCGCTGGGCGTGTTCTGCGTCAGCAGGAAGGAGTAGCCGTTGACGGTCTGGTGCGTCCCGGCGACGAAGTCGCTGCCCAACGGCGAGCCGGCCAGCGCGGCGCCGGTGGCGAAGTCGATGCGCAGCGTTTCACCCAGCGTACCGCTGGCGTTCATGCTCTGGTTGTCCACCCCGGCGCCGTTGGTGCTGACGTTGACGGAATGCGCCGTCGGTACGCCGTGTCCCGTGTCGCCGCCCGAGAACAGCAGGTCGAGCGTCGTGCCGCCCACGTTGTCGATCAGGTTGTAGGTTGGATTGCCCGAGCGGATGGGTGCGGCACCCAGGAAGCTGACGCCGCTGCCGTCGTCGATGGCGCGGTCGAAGTCGATCGTGTACTGGTCGGTGGCGCTATTGAGTGTCGCGGTAAACACCGTCGCGCCGGAGACGGTCTTGGCCGTCAGCACATGGGTGCCAAAGCCGGACAGCACGATAGTTTCGCCGCCCGATTTCAGCAAGGTCGTGCCGTCGCTGGCATACAGGAAGTCATCGGCGGCGACCACGTCCACGAAGCGGGCGGTGCCGGGGATATCGGCGCCCACGCTGGCGGCCGCATGCATGGCCGCCGTACCCGTCGCGGTGCCGTTGTTGATCAGTGTGATCGACGCGGGGTTGAACGGACCGGGACCGTCATCGTCGAAGCGTACGTTGCCGCCCAGGTCCAGCTTCGCGGTGGACGTGGCGAAGTCGCCGTCGCCATCCGTGATGCGGACGGTGCCGTTCAAGGTGACCAGCCCGTTGGCCAGGATCGCTTCCTGGTCGGCGAAGTTCGAGCCGACGCCAGGCAGAGCATGGTCGATGCGGCTGTATTGTTGCAGCGTGACGTTGCCGTCGGCGCTCGCGCTCAGGTCGAACACGGTATTGCCGGCTGTAACGCCCGCAGCGGTCGCGGCCGTCGAACCGACGACCTTGCCGGCCACCGTGTACAGGAAGATCGTGGCGCCGCCGCTTTTCAGCCCGGAATTCTCGCCTTCGGCCGTCAGTCCCAGCGCATAGCTCCACGTGATCGTGCCAGGGCCATCGGTGTCATAGCTGCTCGAGCCGATCGCGAAGGCGGCGGCGAACGACTGGGTGGCGCTGTCCGTGGCGGGGCCGATCGTCTGTGCGTCTTGCGTGTTCAGGATCGTCGTGTCGAGCGCGACCGCTGCGCTGATGCGCGGGCCGGCGTCCTCGAAGTTCATGCGCGAGCCAATCTCGGCGGTATCGCTGGCGACCTGCAGCAGCGTGAAGCCGCCGATGTCGAAGCTGGCGCCATTGGCGCCCGTGCCGGTATTGTTGACCTGCAGGCGATTATGGTCGGTCACCGTGTGGTAATCGATCGTATAGCCTGCCTGGACTCCCGTGACGGTCGCGGTGCCGCTGCTGAAGGTAATCGTCAGCCCGGCCGTATTGACGCTGCCGTCCGAGTTTTCAATGATCGTGCCAGCGGCGTTGCGCACGATCACGTTATCGATCGCCACCGCCGTATTGTTGTTCAGGTTGTCGACATAATCGACGCCGCTGTGCACGGTCGTGCTGTAGGCGACCAGTTGGACCGTTGCGAGTTTGCCCTGTTGCATCTGGACGATGTCCAACGATGCCGCGCGGGCGTCCAGCATGCCGGTGAATTGGATATTACTTTCCAGTACCGCCTCGCCATGCGACAGGTTGGGGATCGTCAGCGCCGGGTTGGCCCCGGTCACGAACGAGAAGATCAT
Coding sequences:
- a CDS encoding DUF5801 repeats-in-toxin domain-containing protein, which translates into the protein MAILNVTYGAEVTLDESIGLQNLLATPSVPGDADDNDILASSLPQPFTSRLSATGVVATPINAALSGYNGSNTGANALSFSIPKAVGIGFTDSAGNALDGDASGLFTTVGNIPITLWTDPVNNNIVYGKANGTTVFAAYLEETGTPLSGAKIWMVQYAAIKDPTTNPDESLNLLNKVFVTVDKEVEFSLANAPSGQNLFLTMGDATAAIVVTGAKPANQSTGASINTGDTVNTSQGGGSTTIGANNQMVDAGEGMIFSFVTGANPALTIPNLSHGEAVLESNIQFTGMLDARAASLDIVQMQQGKLATVQLVAYSTTVHSGVDYVDNLNNNTAVAIDNVIVRNAAGTIIENSDGSVNTAGLTITFSSGTATVTGVQAGYTIDYHTVTDHNRLQVNNTGTGANGASFDIGGFTLLQVASDTAEIGSRMNFEDAGPRISAAVALDTTILNTQDAQTIGPATDSATQSFAAAFAIGSSSYDTDGPGTITWSYALGLTAEGENSGLKSGGATIFLYTVAGKVVGSTAATAAGVTAGNTVFDLSASADGNVTLQQYSRIDHALPGVGSNFADQEAILANGLVTLNGTVRITDGDGDFATSTAKLDLGGNVRFDDDGPGPFNPASITLINNGTATGTAAMHAAASVGADIPGTARFVDVVAADDFLYASDGTTLLKSGGETIVLSGFGTHVLTAKTVSGATVFTATLNSATDQYTIDFDRAIDDGSGVSFLGAAPIRSGNPTYNLIDNVGGTTLDLLFSGGDTGHGVPTAHSVNVSTNGAGVDNQSMNASGTLGETLRIDFATGAALAGSPLGSDFVAGTHQTVNGYSFLLTQNTPSGTTATAYIQVFDADNDKVLVNDPGDVLDTITKVTVDGVTIYDGTFHSATINGSVVSGMLYNGGIVLTGLSEGTTGDGTGGDDPLIKVSTATGFNRVEVSNFAGQTVGGQVLGGTSFDIAPAGVDQAVAGKPFSFNLPIQVTDFDGDFGPVELIGVNITPVPLG